A region from the Falco rusticolus isolate bFalRus1 chromosome 4, bFalRus1.pri, whole genome shotgun sequence genome encodes:
- the ZNRF4 gene encoding LOW QUALITY PROTEIN: E3 ubiquitin-protein ligase ZNRF4 (The sequence of the model RefSeq protein was modified relative to this genomic sequence to represent the inferred CDS: inserted 1 base in 1 codon; deleted 2 bases in 2 codons) gives MGQEYVQEHLQLKAILVKVLLQPSSSFCKSIQGFQSCFVVAVASRTTIAEPFGYMAYNDNSKCIAVKALPTCFGPPGFWLLAERLSGNLMRMMLINACTATENPPAPRKAFETRIALIQLYGCCLCQKILPAQEAGYQTAVVCNVVSEQVMADDKEIQWLIKMISLFTGQFASLHLQGTLRNEKLANSKHYLNPCQDSAKTLQKISILLYRKLYSSTILDIIVAITTVMLIMGWYNRACKKQGDKNETCAICLQEYRKGDLLKVLLCSHAXHSDCIDTWFHIWPRNKMRPCCSQLVNTSLATSRLVKV, from the exons ATGGGTCAAGAATACGTCCAGGAGCATCTGCAGT TGAAGGCCATTTTGGTCAAAGTCCTTCTTCAgccctcttcttccttctgcaaaagCATTCAGGGATTTCAAAG ctgctttgtggtTGCTGTTGCCTCCCGCACCACTATTGCTGAACCCTTTGGTTACATGGCTTACAATGACAACTCCAAGTGCATTGCGGTAAAAGCCCTGCCCACATGCTTTGGGCCGCCTGGCTTTTGG CTCCTGGCAGAAAGGCTGTCAGGGAATTTGATGAGGATGATGCTGATAAATGCTTGTACTGCAACAGAGAATCCTCCAGCACCCAGGAAGGCCTTTGAGACACGTATTGCACTCATTCAGCTGTATGGCTGCTGTCTTTGTCAAAAA ATCCTTCCTGCTCAGGAGGCTGGATACCAAACTGCTGTTGTGTGCAATGTGGTCTCAGAGCAAGTGATGGCTGATGACAAAGAAATCCAGTGGCTGATTAAGATGATATCACTCTTTACTGGACAATTTGCCTCCCTTCACTTGCAAGGGACTTTGAGAAATGAGAAACTAGCAAATAGCAAACATTATTTGAATCCTTGTCAAGACAGTGCTAAAACGCTGCAGAAAATCTCCATTTTGTTATACAGAAAACTGTATTCCAGCACCATATTAGACATCATTGTGGCCATTACCACAGTTATGCTTATCATGGGATGGTACAACAGGGCTTGCAAGAAGCAGGGAGACAAAAATGAGACCTGTGCGATCTGCTTACAAGAGTACAGGAAAGGGGACCTGCTGAAGGTCCTGCTCTGTTCCCATG TACACAGTGACTGCATTGACACCTGGTTCCACATCTGGCCCAGGAACAAGATGCGTCCGTGCTGCAGTCAGCTGGTGAACACCTCTCTTGCCACGAGCAGATTGGTGAAGGTGTGA